From a single Bryobacter aggregatus MPL3 genomic region:
- a CDS encoding PilZ domain-containing protein codes for MATEKRRNLRSSLDSAGTITWVQEDGTRISEKIMMLDLSSQGALMETKNRLAFQQLVKLEVPAHKISEVARVRRCDQKGLRFRIGVEFMNARDIQPKAPRWT; via the coding sequence ATGGCTACCGAAAAACGAAGAAATTTACGAAGCAGTCTAGACTCGGCCGGCACCATCACTTGGGTCCAAGAAGATGGAACGCGCATCTCTGAAAAGATCATGATGCTCGATCTCAGCTCCCAAGGGGCCTTGATGGAAACAAAGAACCGCCTGGCGTTTCAACAACTTGTCAAACTCGAAGTGCCCGCCCACAAGATCAGCGAAGTCGCCAGAGTGCGGCGTTGCGACCAGAAGGGCCTACGCTTCCGGATCGGTGTCGAATTCATGAACGCTCGCGACATTCAACCCAAAGCACCTCGCTGGACATAG
- a CDS encoding phosphatidylserine decarboxylase, protein MVITGVWYALVLTAAGVLTGYFTKTAWLGAPFLLLALFCLWFFRDPDRVVPGGPVAVSPADGKVVSISKDPDGRTRLCIFLNVFDVHVNRSPIAGTITKRIYKPGKFLVASKDEASTENEQNTFVVEDNGVSVEFSQIAGLIARRIVWYKDVGDKVEKGERVGLIKFGSRVDLLFNSDWKLTVSLGERVSAASSIIAKRVQ, encoded by the coding sequence ATGGTTATTACAGGCGTTTGGTACGCTTTGGTTCTCACAGCCGCAGGGGTACTGACGGGTTATTTCACAAAGACTGCCTGGCTTGGAGCTCCGTTTCTGCTCCTGGCCTTATTTTGCCTTTGGTTCTTCCGCGATCCTGATCGCGTGGTTCCCGGAGGGCCCGTCGCCGTTTCTCCAGCCGACGGCAAGGTGGTGTCGATTTCCAAGGATCCCGATGGCCGCACCCGCCTCTGCATCTTTTTGAATGTTTTCGACGTCCACGTGAATCGCTCGCCGATTGCCGGGACGATCACCAAGCGCATCTACAAGCCAGGCAAATTCCTGGTAGCCAGCAAGGATGAAGCGAGCACCGAGAACGAACAGAATACCTTTGTCGTCGAAGACAATGGTGTCTCGGTTGAGTTCAGCCAAATCGCCGGCTTGATTGCAAGACGGATTGTCTGGTACAAAGATGTCGGCGACAAAGTGGAAAAGGGCGAGCGCGTCGGACTCATCAAATTTGGCTCGCGCGTCGACCTGCTGTTCAATTCCGACTGGAAACTTACGGTTTCCTTAGGGGAACGCGTCTCCGCTGCGTCGAGCATCATCGCCAAAAGGGTCCAATAA